In Spirosoma pollinicola, the genomic window GAAATAATAGCAGCGGGTGCGTTGCAACAGGTTGCCACCGTCGGTCGCCATATTTCGCAACTGGGGCGACGCCCCCGCCAGAATTGTTTGCGACAATAATGGATATCGTTCAATAACCTGCTCATTATAAGCCGTATCGGCATTTGTTACGAGTGCTCCAAGGCGCAAACCACCATTTACATTTTCAGAAATAGTCGCCAGCGGAAGCCGGGTTATGTCGATCAGGTGGGTAGGATGCTCCACATTTTCCTTCATCAGGTCAATGAGGTTAGTGCCGCCCGCAATGAATTTGGCGGTGTGTTCGGATGCCCGTTCGCGCACGGCGGTATCTACGGCATCGGTTCGGGAGTAAGTGAAGCTGTTCATGCGGTTTTCAGGTTCATGACGTCTTCAATGGCATCCACAATGTTTGTGTAGGCTCCACAGCGGCAAATATTACCACTCATAAGTTCACGAATATCAGCGGTAGTTCTCACTTTGCCTTCGTTCATCAACCCAACTGCCGAACAAATCTGGCCGGGCGTACAGTAGCCACATTGAAAAGCATCATGTTCTATAAATGCTTTTTGTAAGGGGTGTAATCCACCTGCTGAACCGTTTACAGTATCAGCAAGACCTTCAATAGTTGTAATTTGAGCATCTTCCTGCATCACAGCTAGTGTTAAACAGGAGTTGATGCGTTTGCCATTAACCAATACGGTACAGGCCCCGCATTGTCCATGATCACACCCTTTTTTGGTACCGGTCAAGTCCATATACTCCCGAAGTGCATCGAGAAGCGTGGTCCAGGGAGCAATTTTCAGTTCGGTTTCTTTGCCATTGACAGTCAATTTGACCGACTGAATCGGGGGCAGCGAAGGCGGTCGCTGGTCGGGCGGATACGTTTCTACAGCAGAGTTCATAGTGATTTGAAGTAAGTCTATACCTGATTACCCAACCCCCATGAAATCGTTGTTGTTTTAAAAAATAGGTAAACGGTCCGTGATCTGGTTAATCCGGACTTTAACTGTAAATGAGTAACAACTCACCCGTATTCTTGTTAATTCAACGTGCCTGTCACGACAACCTCTTTGCATTTGATCTGCAACCAGACAGCGCAATAACTCAACGACTATAATCAAAATGACTGCTAAATCATTTTTCACTAACACCTGGACTGTTATCAAAGACGCCTTTAGTGGCTTTATGGATGATCGGTGTTTAAAGCTTAGTGCCGCTTTAGCGTATTATACTGTTTTTTCGCTGGCCCCTTTGTTGGTATTAATCATTTCTGTGGTGAGTATTTTTCTGGGACAGGATGCTATTCAGGGAGAAATATTTTCGCAGATCAACGGGCTGGTAGGAAACGAAGCCGCCAAACAGATACAGGATATGATCAAGAGCGTCAGTTTGTCGGGGAAAACAAATTCGGCTCTGGCGATTGGCATCGTTACGCTGATCATTGGCGCAACCAGCATCTTTGTGGAGATTCAGGATTCTGTCAATATGATCTGGCGCGTAAAAGCCAAACCCAAGCGTGGCTGGCTGAAATTGATCAAAGACCGGCTTCTGTCTTCATCGCTAGTCGTCAGCTTAGGATTTTTACTACTCGTTTCGCTGATTGTTAACGGGTTAGTGCTGGCGATGAGCGGTTTCCTGACGCGCTACATACCCGGCCTGGGCGTCTATATAATCAGCGCCGTTAATTTTATGATCAGCACAGGCGTAGTTGCCACGCTCTTCGCAGTTATTTTCAAGGTCCTGCCCGACGCCAAAATTTCGTGGAAAGATGTTCGCTGGGGGGCTCTGTTTACGGCTCTGCTGTTCATGCTTGGCCGCTACCTGATTGGCCTGTATATCGAAACAACCAGCACCAGTTCCGCCTATGGAGCCGCCGGGTCGCTCATTGTGATTCTGACATGGATCTATTACACAGCCGCTATTCTTTATTTCGGGGCTGAGTTCACTCAGGCGTATGCGAATCACTTTGGCATAAAAATCGAACCGGC contains:
- a CDS encoding (2Fe-2S)-binding protein; translated protein: MNSAVETYPPDQRPPSLPPIQSVKLTVNGKETELKIAPWTTLLDALREYMDLTGTKKGCDHGQCGACTVLVNGKRINSCLTLAVMQEDAQITTIEGLADTVNGSAGGLHPLQKAFIEHDAFQCGYCTPGQICSAVGLMNEGKVRTTADIRELMSGNICRCGAYTNIVDAIEDVMNLKTA
- a CDS encoding YihY/virulence factor BrkB family protein, whose product is MTAKSFFTNTWTVIKDAFSGFMDDRCLKLSAALAYYTVFSLAPLLVLIISVVSIFLGQDAIQGEIFSQINGLVGNEAAKQIQDMIKSVSLSGKTNSALAIGIVTLIIGATSIFVEIQDSVNMIWRVKAKPKRGWLKLIKDRLLSSSLVVSLGFLLLVSLIVNGLVLAMSGFLTRYIPGLGVYIISAVNFMISTGVVATLFAVIFKVLPDAKISWKDVRWGALFTALLFMLGRYLIGLYIETTSTSSAYGAAGSLIVILTWIYYTAAILYFGAEFTQAYANHFGIKIEPADYAVYVEQTERERDVKTIPIQQKVDAGKK